From one Amycolatopsis sp. FDAARGOS 1241 genomic stretch:
- a CDS encoding DUF1707 domain-containing protein, protein MDDKIPARLRASDSDRERVAAIIQSAGSEGRLTLEEVEDRLSTVYATRYVDELGELTTDLPRPGPERRPGAGWPLTRAALREHPALRVHLAAVVAVAVLLIVRWAVLGAGFFWPVMPVFWLFVTLVVHARVRSFRRGPQTPVPY, encoded by the coding sequence ATGGACGACAAGATCCCCGCCCGGTTGAGGGCATCCGACAGCGATCGCGAACGCGTGGCCGCGATCATCCAGTCCGCCGGCTCCGAAGGCCGGCTCACGCTCGAGGAGGTCGAAGACCGGCTGAGCACGGTCTACGCGACCCGCTACGTCGACGAGCTCGGCGAGCTCACCACCGACCTGCCGCGGCCCGGGCCCGAACGCCGTCCCGGCGCCGGCTGGCCGCTCACCCGCGCCGCGCTGCGTGAGCACCCCGCGCTGCGGGTGCACCTCGCCGCGGTGGTCGCGGTGGCCGTGCTGCTGATCGTGCGGTGGGCGGTGCTGGGCGCCGGATTCTTCTGGCCGGTGATGCCGGTGTTCTGGCTGTTCGTGACGCTCGTTGTCCACGCGCGCGTGCGGAGTTTCCGACGGGGCCCGCAAACTCCTGTGCCATACTGA
- a CDS encoding chorismate mutase: MNAQTQNADGQPAEDTPTGEDISSLRQEIDWLDAEILRLVKRRVEVSKTIGAARMAAGGTKIVYNREMDVLARYRELGPEGRQLAMALLNLGRGRLGR; encoded by the coding sequence ATGAACGCGCAGACGCAGAACGCAGACGGACAGCCCGCGGAGGACACCCCGACCGGCGAGGACATCTCCTCGCTGCGCCAGGAGATCGACTGGCTCGACGCCGAGATCCTGCGGCTCGTCAAGCGCCGCGTGGAGGTGTCGAAGACGATCGGCGCCGCGCGCATGGCCGCCGGCGGCACGAAGATCGTCTACAACCGCGAGATGGACGTGCTGGCGCGCTACCGCGAACTCGGGCCGGAGGGCCGGCAGCTCGCCATGGCGCTGCTGAACCTCGGCCGCGGCCGCCTCGGCCGATGA